One Stigmatopora argus isolate UIUO_Sarg chromosome 12, RoL_Sarg_1.0, whole genome shotgun sequence genomic window carries:
- the prtfdc1b gene encoding phosphoribosyltransferase domain-containing protein 1b — MEDIVLQTRRASGIVIDDDWPGYSLELFSYPAHYTGDLQCVVVPHGVIMDRTERLARDIMDDLGDNDIVVLCVLKGGYQFCADLVDKIKALSCSSDRTIPMRVHFIRLKSYLNDQSTEDLHILGAEDLSFLAGKNVLIVEGIIGTGKTLKALLKHVEAFQPKMIRVAGLLVKRVPRNTANLPDYIGFEIPDRFVVGYALDYNEYFRDLNHICVISDSGKMKYKI; from the exons ATGGAAGACATCGTGCTCCAAACCCGGAGAGCAAGCGGTATTGtg ATCGACGACGACTGGCCAGGTTATAGTTTAGAACTCTTCAGTTATCCAGCGCACTACACCGGGGATCTGCAATGTGTTGTCGTTCCACATGGAGTCATCATGGACAG AACGGAGCGCCTTGCCCGCGACATAATGGACGACTTGGGAGACAATGACATTGTCGTTTTGTGCGTGCTAAAAGGGGGATACCAGTTCTGCGCTGACTTGGTGGACAAGATCAAGGCGCTGAGCTGCAGCTCGGACCGCACCATCCCCATGAGAGTCCACTTCATCCGCCTCAAAAGCTACCTG AATGATCAGTCCACAGAAGATCTTCATATTCTCGGAGCAGAAGACTTGTCATTTTTAGCTGGAAAG AACGTGCTGATTGTGGAG GGCATTATTGGCACCGGCAAAACCCTGAAGGCTCTCTTGAAGCACGTCGAGGCCTTCCAGCCCAAAATGATCAGAGTTGCTGG ATTGCTGGTGAAGAGAGTCCCACGTAACACTGCGAATCTCCCTGACT ACATTGGCTTTGAGATACCCGATCGCTTCGTAGTTGGATATGCTTTGGACTACAATGAGTATTTTAGAGACCTCAAT CATATATGCGTGATCAGCGACAGTGGTAAAATGAAATACAAGATATAA